The Musa acuminata AAA Group cultivar baxijiao chromosome BXJ2-5, Cavendish_Baxijiao_AAA, whole genome shotgun sequence genomic interval agagagagagagagagagagacaattaatggATTTGTGTGCTACAGATTTGAAATTTCTCCAGAAAGAAAACAGTAGCCTAACCTGCCTGGTTTTGTTTTGTGCAGGATCATCAAAATATTATGTGATTCTGCAATGTGGCAACCTAGTCTGTACTAGCAAAATCAAAGAAGGTGTGTGCTCTTTTTTGTTAATTCCTTCTCCATTAATCCACAGGAATGAAACTCTTGCTCTTTATCCAAGTTTTGCCTTCAGAAAATAGTTGGCCAGCCGTATTGTTTTCTAGTTTGTCCTTAGTCAGCCTCAAGCAAAAATAAGGATATCTCTATAGGGCATCCAAACTCAACTCTTCacccaaaaaaggaaagaaaagagaaaagatagTCTCATCTCATCTACCTTTCAACAGCAGATGTCATTTGTCAGTCAGTACTTAAGAAGCAGATGTCATTTATTAGGATTTCAACAGCCTCAGTCAGTACTAGAACCTTATGCTAATTTGTTTTCCTCTTAAATGATATGATCAAACCATTTTCTATTTGCTTTTTTTATTCCTTTGGACAGAAAAGAAATTTGTTCaaacaactaaataaaaaaaaaatgaaacattCACCTTAAGAGTAAGTCTCATAGCATCACCTTGTTAAGACATGTGCCTATTTAATACTTCTTCTCACCTGTGTTACAGGAGAAGGGGAAAAGGTTTGGTGGAACGAGAAATTCACACTCAAGCTATCTTCTTCAGAATGGAAAAACATGATGATGCTTAAGCTGAGGATCATGAAAAAGGACAAGTTCTGCGATGACCGCTCTGTTGGTGATGCCATGTAATATTTTTTCAACCTCACACAAATATTTCATACATCTTTACCAAGTACCAAGCTGCAAACTATAAAATCTCAGTTCCGTACTAACACTGATCGGTGGACAGAATGATATAACACTGGCAAGAAGATGATGACAGTCATCAAATGTACACATTGTCATTTAAATCATGGTTACACAACATATCATGATTTCATGCTTATCGATTGTGATGTAGAGTCTGACTAAGATTTGAGTAATTATGTACAAACTAGTTCCAAGACTTACTCCTATAAGCATGATGCAGAGTTTATCTGAGAGGTGTCCTGAAAGACGGAAGTGAGAAAGGTTGCCTAGAGCTAAAGCCAGCTCCATACAATGTAGTCCTTGAAGATGGCACATACAAAGGCGAGGTGAAGGTTGGCCTTAAGCTCATCTCAGATGTAAGTACATAGGTGCAGAATCAATAGAAAGATAAACAGAATATTTTAAAGtcaatattttgatttaaatgatGCAATTAGTTTTATGTGCTAACATATGGATGTAAATAGTTGTGTAAAAGTTGATCAGGGGGTAAATCAAGAGTTTCTGGTAAGCCATATGCATGTACATATTCTCATCTCTTCACTGCAAAATGTGCATAACAAAGAATGAAATATGCATATCTCTGCATGCTTTCTTAGAGTCCATCTCAAAAGGATGAATGAGAGGTAAGTTGACAACCATAATCAAACAGATCCATTCAGATTAATATTTAatgagatgttattgatttaatcCTCTTTGTTATATAGGAATGCAAAATAAATCTCATAGAGAATTAGTATTTTCAAATGCATTCCTGGTTTATCTATATAGTAAAGGTTATCATATATAGTGAAAATTCTGCAATGGTATATGGAATTTATGATTGCATCTCTATGGCATATGTCAGTAACAATTTACAAACTTTTCTCAAGCAGCCAGTAATGTCCTTGTTTTATATATACAGGTAGAGGTGGATCTACAAACAGAGAGAAGAGGATGCACAATAACTGAGAGACAACCACGTTCAATATATAGAATCATCCTCAATTATACTCTGCAGAGAATACCATGGGCAAGATTCCTGTTTCTCCACAATCATGCTACTAATGCAGACGGTAAGACAGATTAATAGATGACTCACCAACTTGGGCAAATCTTGATTCACAAATCCATATTGTTGTAATCAGTGGAAATATTTTCAGTATAAGCATAGAAAATTGATGAACCAAGATAATCTTATTATAAGTACAACTTTGTTTGAATAAATGTCACTCTTCATTGTTTTTAAACAAATTAATTCTTGGACCAAGCATTTCCAGCTGGTGATAGCCAATGGCAGAAAATGCCACTATCATGGAAAATTAGCCAcgggaaactaattgattgtccaGCTTAGAAGTTTATTTAAGTCCTAAATGAAATTTCCATGTATAATTTGCATCGATAAGAAGAGTTAGGAGTTCTATTGTGCAATCAAAGTGATGCTACTTACTCTTAAAACCCCCTATAGGCAATCCTTTAGCAACTACTAATTAAGGCCACTGTTCTGAATTATCATATATAAACTAGATAACTATGAGCAACATATTTTATCAGCAGGTTCTTCTTTTGAATATTTATATTGAAGATTTTACCAATGGATGTGTATGGAATCCCTATCGAACTAGGAATAtccaattttatatatatatatatatatgtatatgtgtgtgtgtgtgtgtgtgtgtgtgtgtgtgtatatgtatatgtatatgtatgtatgtatgtatatatatgcatatgcatatatgtatatatgtatgtatatatatgtacatatgtatatatacatgtatatgtgtgtgtgtgtgtgtggaaagACTCAACTTCTATTGAGAAATTAGTAAGTTTTTTCAACATAAGGCAGTCAGTATTTAAATCAAAAGGCTAATTTATGCAACTCCCAAGCATATTTGATTTTTCTTTACTTTGCAGTCATATGACTGCACAACCCACACCCAATCAACAAGAAACTCTATCACGACCAGCACGACATATTAACAGCAACAAGTAAGTTGGTTTCCTAACTCACACCAAAGGATTGGCAGGTAGATGGTCAAAGTATAGAAGTACAAACATTGTGTTTAAAGATGTTCTCATTGCTCCTATTATTTTAGAAAAAGTGGGACAAAGCAATGCACAAGAATCTAAGGGAATATGATTCATGTATCAATCCCAAAAACAGCATAGTTCATAATCAATGCAAGGTTAATATATAGAAGACTCCAACAAAAAGTCTTACAAGTAACTTAATCCTTCCACCTCCATATGTCTTTCACTTGCTCTCTGCTGAATTGGATTAATCCTTGTGGAATTCTCCAAGTAGCCAATGGACAGCTCATCAAGCCACCTCACCACACGTGGTGCTACTCGGAACTCATAGACTGGCCTGTTGCTTGAAACCACAACAGAACTCATCCCAGCATTGGCAGCAGCCACCACTGTCGAATCCGAGTTCCCAATCACAATGCAATGTTCTGATTCAAGATCAAGGAGCTCCGCTGCACGTTTGAACATCTCAGGGTCCGGTTTTCCCCTGCCCAAATCCTCTGCGGCCACCACACAAACAAAGTAGCCTTCCAAACCAACAGCTTGAATTGCTTCTTCAATGCTCCTTCTGGGGCGTGCAGAGACCACTGCCATTGGCACACCGTAATCCACAAGTCTGTTCAAGAACTGTTGAGAGCCGGACCGCAAGCAATACTCACTGCCACGCAGACGCCAGTATATCTCTTCCTTCCGTGTGGCTAATCTTTGAAGCACCAAGGGATCTATAGACCATCCAAGGACCTCTGAGATGGCCTCTTCGGTCTTCATTCCCTTGATTGACCTCAAGATGACATCCATCGGGAACTCTTTGCCCTCCTCTTCACACAATATAAACCACGCATGCGGCTCCAATTCGGGATCATCGTCCTCCACAATGACTCCTTCCAATTCGAAGATCACTCCCATCGACCTGAAGCCTGTTGGTGGTGATAGCGGATCCGGCGACGAATCATCGGCCACGCTCGAAAGTGACCACAACCAACTAAGGTTAGCTGGCAGCGCATGCCCCAAATCTGGAGGTAGACTATCCTGTTCCAGCTTATGTTCTTCCTCAGCGGGCTCTGAAGCATTCAGCCCACAACCTCGTAAGTTATTCGCAAGACTTCTTCTCGGACATGGCTTCGATCCAGCATCACTGGAGACAGTCCACTTCTTCCTCCTGCCGCTGCCGTTTCTGTTGGGAATTTCAGCGAACGGGTTGTGAGCAAGAGCGGGGTTACATGCAGCAGCCCAGCAGACAGCCATCGCCGAGAAAGAGCAAGACGAAACCCTTGCAAATTCCTTGAAATCTTCCAAGATCAGCCTTGCGAAAGCTTCCACCCTTCAAACCCTTGACAGGCTCTCCCGTGCCTGTCTCGCCATGAAACAACGTAGGAAAGGGCGACACTTGGCTATCAAAATCGAGTTCCTGGAACTGCTACCGATTGATATCTTGGTCCAAAGCCGACCTTGCTGTGATGGGCCTTCTGCGCCTCGTACAGCCTGCATTGCAAGAAGTCTCGACTCAGAGCGAGAAGAAAAAGATGTCTTTTGAGTTTGTCGATCAAAAACGATAAATAGTTAGTGCAACATCTTATACCAAATAATGATCAGAATTAGTACATCAATGATTGATAAGGGTTGTCACAAAATAAATCTGTAATATGAAAACATTAAGACCAAGGATTTAGACATAATCTATCTTAGATCGAGAATAAGTACctttatttgcaatgcttatGTCGAATTGTATACGTGGATGCCTCCAATCCGTGCTTTAAGTTAGCCcccttcgtctctctctctcttaccacTTCCGATAAGGCTATCGGTAACTGACGGAGTTATGTTCTCAAACATGTTAAAACACAATAAGCCCAAGAGGGGAGGGAGGGTGGAATCTTAGATATTTTCTTCCATCAAGGTCaatatctaaaattttttatatcaataaatattgatattagattttttattagaATCTAAtcattatctttaataaactaaagaagatagaaaataagcattcaaaatcataataataaaataaaattttatttttaaaataattttacttgattGGATTATAAGTTTTGGAAAAATTAATTTATACGtgcatattttttaaaaaaaaatatcgatATATCCAttaaatatcataatattataataagtCAATCTATTAATATATGTCATTTGTGTCATTTGTGTTATACTTTCTTTTACATACTATAACATCATCAATCCTATCTTATACAGTTCATAATGACTTATATAACTTATCTTGTTAAGATAATCATATTATCAAGTAtaaatataatatgtatatataaaaataaaaaattgaatagCAAAAACTGTgattatttatgaaaataataatatcaattataataacaACTTAGACAAGCATCATcatattgttaggaatgagtcggcactaagagaggggggtgaattagtgcagcggataaaagcaTATCGATTCGAAaaatctttgtacgataaaatccgTTTCggaaatatattaattttgaaagcgtacggaaggaagggtatgcagcaaaagtaatgaggaagtaaagtagtttgtaataaagataaatagcaaaatagaaatgcaaaccattttatagtggttcggtcatcgtgacctacatccactccactgattcctcttccgtcgaggccaccagcatccattaatgatcttctttcaatgggcgaagattaactacccttttataacactcttctccttttcacaggtttaggagaaccttttacaagcacacactcctctctaaacaaaattctaagtttaagctagaggaggggatctctcaagtaatttctacagcgttttctcacttttaagttctctgtacttgtgtatgttaaccaaagatgagaggggtatttataggcttcaagttgattcaaacttggagcctaaaaatgtctcatcctgggtcttcggggtacgggcggtaccaccacctgagcgataccaccacctgcaacctaacattgggcagtaccaccacccagtctagcgatacTACTGCCTAGGAGATTgttctaggtggtactaccatctaACAgccttggagactgagtctgggtagtaccaccacctgacatagtattGGAAACTGTGTCACGACGGTTCTATCTATtgagtcactatttgggcctttcacttggccaaaAACAAcccaaacttgagcccaattgactcctaattgtgttggtctaattacattctaaaccgactcaattagactctaaactaattcaatctagacataattgattacaaatgAATTTTTtgttgttcggcatatcattgcttcttccggcgcttcatccgatccttcgacgcatcattctctccttcagcatattgcccaatcagcatgttgtcttcttgcaacatctgatctccttggcacaatacccgatctttttggcccgatccccgaattcacggaccgaagccttctgttgacatgtcgaccgatcctctagctcaacatcttatcttctgacatgtttactccggcccaatgtctaattcctcctgctttaatcgatttgcctcttctgatcgaagctagttctgcgtcactcaaatgcacatgagataaacactatcaattagtttcatcatcaaaatccgagattcaacaatctctcctttttgatgatgacaaccaattgatgacagagttaaccttaactccccctatcaatatgctatattgatagaaactttgaaatcatagtatttcaacattgcaacaacatgagtattgaaataaccaatttGTCACATCATTGCATTCATcagaaaatcatgcataatcaaaatatccaatatATCATTCCATCCATGATCATCAatataacttctctccctttgtcatcaataaaaaggagaagtgtaacttgtaaatgtttagacataattttaaatcattgcattataaatataatctcaagttttatcatcatttaagcaagtaattttctttcttctttttgagaagtgtaattttttgctacaTTGGCAAAGAGCAAGatggcaaaattttacatcattttacatgcaagctagcaaaaattttgagttttgcaagtttataaattttgctagatatgcaagttagcatgttttgcttcttgagataggcaagatagcacttctcggtcatgttcaagatagcaagttctaaatCATGCTAGTGAATTTTACGCATATAAAAGTtggcaaagttttgcatctttttatatagtaagctttttgcttctctttatgatgtgcaaactagcaacttttttccccacaaaaataaagtatcattcttaattgtaatatggtatcatttcataaaatgataattgttgactttcacatcataaaaaatcatagtattatatgcatcattctaaatcaaaaatatttcaaatcatgatggtatcaaaatgtcaaattatattacatcctaccatgcaagattataactttttatttgtatgtatcaacataatatcatgagtattacatgatttcatatcatcatatgaaggataacaggaaaattttggtgatgagatatacaaatcatgaggacaaattatgaatatcaagagacatattgtgattctttttggataactcaaatagcgaaaagaaagaatcatagtagacaatcttgacttataaaaagaattttcaagttataattccgagaaatcaagagaaaccatgatttattttaacaaatctccttttaaataaataatgaaaagaatccttaagagatcatgatatagataaaattcatttaatcttgtaggagaacaagatctcaattcatgcatataaaatctctcaattcattatgaatcataaaaatcatgattcatttagatagtagatagcaaaaagaaacattgaggataagtctccttttttgGTCAAttgcaaaaagaaacaaggaaaaaatgatcttaattcatagaaaaatttca includes:
- the LOC135584548 gene encoding 5-amino-6-(5-phospho-D-ribitylamino)uracil phosphatase, chloroplastic-like, which gives rise to MAVCWAAACNPALAHNPFAEIPNRNGSGRRKKWTVSSDAGSKPCPRRSLANNLRGCGLNASEPAEEEHKLEQDSLPPDLGHALPANLSWLWSLSSVADDSSPDPLSPPTGFRSMGVIFELEGVIVEDDDPELEPHAWFILCEEEGKEFPMDVILRSIKGMKTEEAISEVLGWSIDPLVLQRLATRKEEIYWRLRGSEYCLRSGSQQFLNRLVDYGVPMAVVSARPRRSIEEAIQAVGLEGYFVCVVAAEDLGRGKPDPEMFKRAAELLDLESEHCIVIGNSDSTVVAAANAGMSSVVVSSNRPVYEFRVAPRVVRWLDELSIGYLENSTRINPIQQRASERHMEVEGLSYL